Below is a window of 'Nostoc azollae' 0708 DNA.
TTTAGCCTCAGAATTGTTGCCGACCAAGTACACCAGATATCTCGTGAACAAGCTCAGATATTTCTACTTAAACTGTACGAGCAAATGATGATTCAGGAAACAAGTTACCAGGAATTAGTCAAATATGAATGGAAACTAGATTCAGGCAGCATCTCGGGTTAAAACAGGAAAGCAGAAAGGCTTATAATTTACATAACTCAATAAGATATAATTCTGGTGGTGGGTTTATATTGCCTAAATAATACAAATTAGATGTGAAAAAACCTATTTGAATTTTCACATCTGAATAAATTTGGGAAAGGGTGGGAGTAACCCTCCCCAAAGTAAATCATTAATTACTTTTTAGTACTATTTCTTTACTGGTGCTTCAGTAGCTGACTTACCAACCAGCTTTTCTGTGTTTTCATCACTTTCAAGAATACCAAACTCAATCAACAATTCTTCTAATTCTTCCATTTCA
It encodes the following:
- a CDS encoding NblA/ycf18 family protein, with amino-acid sequence MNQPMKLSLEQEFSLRIVADQVHQISREQAQIFLLKLYEQMMIQETSYQELVKYEWKLDSGSISG